One part of the uncultured Celeribacter sp. genome encodes these proteins:
- a CDS encoding crotonase/enoyl-CoA hydratase family protein: MTDATFDAVSLEIKDHIAHLTLTRPDKMNAVTEGMIADLLAAVAQIAASKARVVLLSGAGKAFCAGLDTSNFQRFLSEDLDKLVMERTHGDANAFQAFSLALHDLPIPVIAAIHGPCFGAGMQLAIGADLRIASTEAQFSIMEMKWGLVPDMGGMVIFPRVLRSDVLRYLTFTNDIVSAEQACEFGLVTELAQDAQARALEIAQGIASKSPSAMQAAKRLIETAECSHDRGHVLTEESREQRALIGTKDQMESVMAQMQKRAPVYD; this comes from the coding sequence ATGACCGATGCCACATTCGATGCTGTCTCGCTGGAGATCAAAGACCATATTGCCCATCTGACGCTGACCCGTCCCGACAAGATGAACGCCGTCACCGAAGGCATGATTGCGGATCTTCTGGCGGCCGTGGCGCAGATCGCGGCCTCCAAGGCACGGGTCGTGCTGCTGTCGGGGGCGGGCAAGGCCTTTTGCGCCGGGCTGGACACGTCGAATTTCCAGCGCTTCCTGTCCGAAGACCTCGACAAGCTGGTGATGGAACGCACCCATGGCGATGCGAATGCGTTTCAGGCCTTTTCGCTGGCCCTGCATGATTTGCCGATCCCGGTGATCGCCGCAATTCACGGTCCCTGTTTCGGGGCTGGGATGCAATTGGCGATCGGGGCGGATTTGCGGATTGCTTCGACTGAAGCGCAGTTTTCCATCATGGAAATGAAATGGGGGCTGGTGCCGGACATGGGCGGGATGGTGATCTTCCCGCGCGTGCTGCGCTCGGATGTGCTGCGCTATCTGACGTTCACCAATGACATCGTTTCGGCGGAACAGGCCTGTGAATTTGGCCTCGTGACCGAACTCGCACAGGATGCGCAGGCGCGTGCGCTTGAGATCGCACAGGGGATCGCAAGCAAAAGCCCCTCGGCCATGCAAGCCGCCAAACGTCTGATCGAAACCGCGGAATGCAGCCATGACCGCGGGCATGTCCTCACGGAAGAAAGTCGGGAGCAGCGGGCCCTGATCGGCACCAAGGACCAGATGGAAAGCGTCATGGCGCAAATGCAGAAGCGCGCGCCAGTGTACGACTGA
- a CDS encoding tyrosine-protein phosphatase, producing the protein MFKPLSNLFKRLEQGIADKFGNDISTPGNRRMALWHFHLFDHAFLRDIWTNLYEIAPGVWRSNQPSPARVKRYAQMGITTILSLRGEKETSFNLLEQQACDRYGIRLISTKVLTARRPSPAYKYVEFLDLLASLEKPFLIHCKSGADRTGMAAALYLLHCEGASIEEAQKMLSLRFMHLKSGSAGGLDFILHLYEKDLKALGPIPIRDWFETHYDIDRARQFKKFRQFP; encoded by the coding sequence ATGTTCAAACCCTTAAGCAACCTGTTCAAACGCCTTGAGCAGGGCATCGCCGACAAATTCGGCAATGACATCTCGACACCCGGAAACCGGCGCATGGCGCTTTGGCATTTTCACCTCTTCGACCATGCCTTTCTGCGCGACATCTGGACCAACCTCTATGAAATCGCCCCCGGCGTCTGGCGCTCCAACCAACCCTCGCCCGCACGGGTGAAACGCTATGCACAGATGGGCATCACCACGATCCTGTCGCTGCGCGGCGAAAAGGAGACCTCGTTCAACCTTCTGGAACAGCAGGCCTGCGACCGCTACGGGATCAGACTGATTTCCACCAAGGTTCTGACAGCACGCCGACCCAGCCCAGCGTATAAATATGTCGAATTCCTCGACCTTCTGGCCTCTCTGGAAAAGCCCTTCCTGATCCATTGCAAATCAGGGGCAGATCGCACGGGTATGGCCGCCGCGTTGTATTTGTTGCATTGTGAAGGCGCCTCGATTGAGGAGGCGCAAAAGATGTTGTCATTGCGGTTCATGCATTTGAAAAGCGGATCGGCAGGGGGGTTGGATTTCATCCTGCACCTATATGAAAAAGACCTTAAGGCGCTCGGCCCTATACCGATCAGAGACTGGTTTGAAACGCATTATGACATTGACCGCGCACGGCAATTCAAAAAGTTTCGCCAATTTCCCTGA
- a CDS encoding Lrp/AsnC family transcriptional regulator yields MDDLDQKILMALAADSSTSVSRLARRFKVARSTVQARLEKMETNGTIAGYTIKLGDVALARRIRATVLLQVEPRTSAAVVSKLKLLPEVEMVATSTGRIDLIAQIACETTEEIDQTLEQINAITGVQDLESLIHLSTKFDRSI; encoded by the coding sequence ATGGACGATCTCGATCAGAAAATTCTCATGGCACTGGCGGCGGATTCGTCGACTTCCGTGTCACGGCTGGCCCGGCGGTTCAAAGTGGCGCGGTCCACCGTACAGGCCCGGCTGGAAAAGATGGAAACCAACGGCACAATCGCCGGGTACACGATCAAACTGGGGGATGTCGCCCTGGCCAGACGCATCCGGGCAACGGTGCTCTTACAGGTGGAACCGCGCACCTCTGCCGCGGTGGTGAGCAAGCTCAAGCTGCTGCCAGAGGTCGAAATGGTCGCCACCTCGACCGGGCGCATCGACCTGATCGCCCAGATCGCCTGCGAAACCACCGAAGAGATCGACCAGACGCTTGAGCAGATCAACGCGATCACCGGGGTGCAGGATCTGGAAAGCCTGATTCACCTGTCGACCAAATTCGACCGGTCGATTTAA
- the metF gene encoding methylenetetrahydrofolate reductase [NAD(P)H], with the protein MTQAPNASAPKISFEFFPPKNMEACFSLFETLQVLGDMSPEFVSVTYGAGGTTRELTHDAVALLHRKYGWNVAAHLTCVNATREETLAIAQSYKAAGVSEIVALRGDPPKGEGKFTPASGGFAHSAELIAALKETGDFKIRVGAYPDPHPDALDDTSDITWLKQKFEAGADSAITQFFFDPDTFFRFRDRCAKAGISGQIIPGILPITSWKGVQKFAATCGTPLPDRYGAAFDTSDDHQSLAIDLCTGLCDSLIAEGVEDLHFYTLNRPTLTKAVCANLGVTAA; encoded by the coding sequence ATGACCCAGGCCCCCAACGCTTCGGCCCCGAAAATCTCATTCGAATTTTTCCCGCCCAAGAACATGGAGGCCTGTTTCAGTCTCTTTGAGACGCTGCAGGTTCTGGGCGATATGTCGCCGGAGTTCGTGTCTGTGACCTATGGCGCGGGGGGCACCACCCGTGAGCTGACCCATGATGCGGTCGCTTTGCTGCACCGGAAATACGGCTGGAATGTCGCCGCACATCTGACTTGCGTGAATGCCACCCGCGAGGAAACCCTCGCCATCGCCCAAAGCTACAAGGCCGCAGGCGTCTCCGAAATCGTGGCCCTGCGGGGCGATCCGCCCAAGGGCGAGGGCAAATTCACCCCGGCGTCCGGCGGCTTCGCCCATTCCGCAGAACTGATCGCCGCACTGAAAGAGACCGGGGATTTCAAGATCCGTGTCGGCGCCTATCCAGACCCGCATCCCGATGCGCTCGACGACACCTCCGACATTACATGGCTGAAACAGAAATTCGAAGCGGGCGCGGATTCAGCGATCACCCAGTTCTTTTTCGATCCAGATACCTTCTTTCGCTTCCGCGATCGCTGCGCCAAGGCGGGGATCTCCGGCCAGATCATCCCCGGCATTCTGCCGATCACCAGTTGGAAGGGCGTACAGAAATTCGCCGCCACCTGCGGCACGCCCCTGCCCGACCGCTACGGCGCGGCTTTCGACACCTCGGACGATCACCAAAGCCTGGCCATCGATCTGTGCACCGGCCTGTGCGACTCCCTGATCGCGGAAGGGGTGGAAGACCTGCATTTTTACACGCTGAACCGTCCGACGCTGACCAAGGCGGTCTGTGCCAATCTGGGCGTCACCGCCGCCTGA
- a CDS encoding pyridoxal phosphate-dependent aminotransferase, with product MTDPRLTRLAAALPSTVPFVPPEEMERRRGAPYDARLGANELSFGPSPKACAVMEASIRDLWKYGTPDSQPLKTTLARHLGISEVALTIGEGIDGLLGVLVRLYVEPGDAVVTSAGSYPTFNYHVAGFGGRLHTVPYKGDHEDPEALIAKAQEVGAKLVYLSNPNNPMGSVHSAETVQAMIDAVPEGCLMILDEAYTEFAPETTRPAIDVSNRRVIRFRTFSKAYGMAGARIGYGIAHEEIATAFDKVRNHFGVNRVAQLGAEAALRDAAYLEETLEKIVLGRMRIEAIARANGMTPLPSATNFVTIDCGRDGDYARALLKALDARGVFVRMPGVAPLDRCLRISVGRPEELDVLAERLPLAIADLR from the coding sequence ATGACTGATCCCCGACTGACTCGCCTCGCCGCCGCCCTGCCCTCAACCGTTCCCTTTGTCCCGCCAGAGGAAATGGAGCGCCGTCGCGGTGCGCCCTATGACGCGCGTCTCGGCGCCAATGAGCTGTCCTTTGGCCCCTCGCCCAAGGCCTGCGCCGTCATGGAGGCCTCGATCCGGGATCTGTGGAAATACGGCACGCCGGACAGCCAGCCGCTGAAGACGACGCTGGCCCGTCATCTCGGCATTTCAGAGGTCGCTCTGACCATCGGCGAAGGCATTGACGGGCTGTTGGGGGTGCTGGTGCGCCTCTATGTGGAGCCCGGCGATGCGGTGGTGACCTCTGCGGGATCCTATCCGACCTTCAACTACCATGTTGCGGGCTTTGGCGGACGCCTGCACACGGTGCCATACAAGGGCGATCACGAAGACCCCGAGGCGCTCATCGCCAAGGCCCAAGAGGTCGGCGCCAAGCTGGTCTACCTGTCCAACCCGAACAACCCGATGGGATCGGTGCACAGCGCCGAAACCGTGCAGGCGATGATCGACGCGGTGCCCGAAGGCTGTCTGATGATTCTCGATGAGGCCTATACCGAGTTTGCCCCCGAGACGACGCGCCCCGCAATCGATGTCAGTAACCGGCGCGTGATCCGGTTTCGAACCTTTTCCAAAGCCTATGGCATGGCCGGGGCACGGATCGGCTATGGCATCGCACATGAAGAGATCGCCACAGCCTTTGATAAGGTGCGCAACCATTTCGGCGTGAACCGTGTGGCCCAGCTGGGGGCGGAGGCTGCGCTGCGCGACGCCGCCTATCTGGAAGAAACGCTTGAAAAGATCGTGCTTGGGCGCATGCGGATCGAGGCCATCGCCCGCGCCAACGGCATGACGCCGCTGCCCTCTGCGACGAATTTCGTGACCATCGATTGTGGACGGGACGGAGACTATGCCCGCGCCCTGCTCAAGGCGCTGGACGCACGCGGGGTGTTTGTCCGCATGCCGGGGGTCGCACCGCTGGATCGTTGCCTGCGCATTTCCGTGGGCCGCCCGGAAGAGTTGGACGTGCTGGCGGAACGGCTGCCGCTGGCCATCGCCGATCTGCGCTGA
- a CDS encoding type III PLP-dependent enzyme: MGLSKTIWATPSEYLRTHAPEHPVLFFSPAILQATARRFIKGFPGLVTYAVKSNPDEEVLANLVAAGVKGFDVASPVEMDTIARIAPGAAMHYNNPVRSRSEILHAVKMGVRSYSVDSHSELVKLGQLVPADGVEISVRFKLPVEGAAYNFGAKFGATVDQAAELLLLASQLGFTPSLTFHPGTQCTDPHAWDKYIRAAAEIARMADVKIARLNVGGGFPSHRLNEVVPQLEPTFDLIGRVAREAFGDDLPALVCEPGRGLVAESYSLVTRVKAIRDDAHVFLNDGVYGGLSELHLIGVIDRIGVFGPQGIKREGEPVYRTVFGPTCDSLDKLPSELGFPATMEEEDHVIFYGLGAYSVATATKFNGFGQITVETVQRHI; encoded by the coding sequence ATGGGGCTCTCAAAAACCATCTGGGCAACGCCCAGCGAATACCTGCGCACCCATGCCCCGGAACACCCGGTGCTGTTTTTCTCTCCTGCGATCCTGCAAGCGACCGCCCGTCGTTTCATCAAAGGGTTTCCGGGGCTTGTCACCTATGCGGTGAAATCCAACCCGGATGAAGAAGTGCTGGCAAACCTCGTTGCTGCAGGCGTCAAAGGCTTTGATGTGGCTTCTCCGGTCGAGATGGACACCATTGCCCGCATCGCTCCGGGTGCCGCCATGCATTACAACAACCCGGTCCGCTCGCGCAGCGAGATCCTGCATGCCGTCAAAATGGGTGTGAGATCCTATTCCGTCGACAGCCATTCTGAGCTGGTGAAGCTGGGTCAACTGGTTCCCGCCGATGGGGTCGAGATTTCCGTGCGCTTCAAATTGCCGGTCGAGGGCGCTGCTTACAACTTTGGCGCCAAATTCGGGGCCACCGTTGATCAGGCTGCCGAACTACTTCTGCTGGCGTCGCAGCTGGGTTTTACGCCGTCGCTGACCTTCCACCCGGGCACCCAGTGCACCGATCCGCATGCGTGGGACAAATACATCCGTGCGGCAGCAGAGATCGCCCGCATGGCCGATGTCAAAATCGCGCGTCTCAACGTTGGTGGCGGCTTTCCGTCCCATCGTCTGAACGAAGTCGTGCCGCAGCTTGAGCCGACTTTCGATCTGATCGGTCGTGTCGCGCGTGAGGCCTTTGGCGATGACCTGCCGGCGCTGGTGTGTGAGCCGGGCCGTGGGCTGGTGGCAGAAAGCTACAGCCTTGTGACCCGCGTCAAAGCAATCCGCGACGACGCGCATGTGTTCCTGAACGACGGTGTCTATGGCGGTCTGTCCGAGCTGCACCTCATCGGTGTCATCGACCGTATCGGCGTGTTCGGTCCGCAGGGGATAAAGCGCGAAGGTGAGCCGGTCTATCGCACCGTCTTCGGCCCGACCTGTGACAGCCTCGACAAGCTGCCGTCAGAACTGGGGTTCCCGGCGACGATGGAAGAAGAAGACCACGTGATCTTCTACGGTCTCGGCGCATACTCGGTCGCCACGGCGACCAAGTTCAACGGTTTTGGCCAGATCACCGTGGAAACGGTGCAGCGCCATATCTGA
- a CDS encoding DUF2235 domain-containing protein — translation MDQHKGLFGHLSHLFRFRQRVRTSGGHHSRGPLTHVILMDGTLSSLEAGMETNTGLAYKLCAEVAQEANMLVRYEAGIQWNSWRDTMDVIEGRGINNQIRRVYGALASRYRPGDRIFLFGYSRGAYAVRSLAGLIDKMGLLRSEEATERNVRTAYRHYQTLPEHSAARRFKATYCHAETPIAFLGVWDTVAALGLHMPVVWRYSSVFHEFHDLWPAPCVAAAYHALAHDERRTAYAPVMFETNPNVPGQRLQQMWFRGTHGDVGGQVAGYSPDRKLSNAALVWILDKAEAAGLELPKGWRMRYLADPHGASIGMNSGWGKFFLLRSDRVVGADTSEILHPSVTMDEAAVRRR, via the coding sequence ATGGACCAGCACAAAGGCCTGTTCGGCCACCTGTCTCACCTGTTCAGATTCCGCCAGCGGGTGCGCACCTCCGGGGGGCACCATTCGCGCGGTCCGCTCACCCATGTGATCCTGATGGACGGCACGCTGTCCTCTCTTGAGGCGGGAATGGAGACCAACACGGGGCTGGCCTACAAACTCTGCGCCGAGGTCGCGCAGGAGGCCAATATGCTGGTACGCTATGAGGCCGGGATTCAGTGGAACAGCTGGCGTGACACGATGGATGTGATTGAGGGGCGCGGCATCAACAATCAGATCCGTCGCGTCTATGGGGCGTTGGCTTCGCGCTATCGTCCCGGCGATCGGATTTTCCTGTTCGGCTATTCGCGCGGGGCCTATGCGGTGCGCTCGCTGGCGGGGTTGATCGATAAGATGGGTCTGCTGCGCTCCGAAGAGGCGACCGAACGCAACGTGCGCACGGCCTATCGTCACTACCAGACCTTGCCAGAGCATTCCGCAGCGCGGCGGTTCAAGGCGACCTATTGCCATGCGGAAACGCCGATTGCGTTTCTTGGGGTCTGGGACACGGTGGCGGCGCTGGGGCTGCATATGCCTGTGGTCTGGCGCTATTCCTCGGTGTTCCATGAATTTCACGACCTTTGGCCTGCGCCTTGCGTGGCCGCCGCCTATCACGCGCTGGCCCATGACGAACGGCGCACGGCCTATGCTCCGGTCATGTTTGAAACCAATCCCAACGTTCCCGGCCAGCGTCTGCAACAGATGTGGTTTCGGGGCACGCATGGCGATGTCGGCGGGCAGGTGGCGGGCTATAGCCCGGATCGCAAACTGTCGAATGCCGCGTTGGTCTGGATCCTCGACAAGGCCGAGGCGGCGGGGCTGGAGCTGCCCAAAGGCTGGCGGATGCGCTATCTGGCTGACCCGCATGGGGCGTCCATCGGAATGAACAGCGGGTGGGGCAAGTTCTTTCTGTTGCGCTCCGATCGCGTGGTGGGGGCTGATACATCAGAGATCCTGCACCCCTCCGTGACGATGGACGAGGCTGCCGTCAGGCGGCGGTGA
- a CDS encoding valine--tRNA ligase, translated as MVMDKTFDANEAEARIYASWEEAGAFRAGANKKRDETFTIMIPPPNVTGALHVGHAFNNTIQDILVRWHRMRGFDTLWQPGQDHAGIATQLMVEKELARTQQPSRAELGREAFIEKVWEWKGKYGATIINQLKRLGSSCDWSRNAFTMAGAPGDPRIGHENSPNFHDAVIKVFVDMYDKGLIYRGKRLVNWDPHFETAISDLEVENIEVAGHMWHFKYPLAGGQTYTYVEKDEDGNVTFSEERDYISIATTRPETMLGDGAVAVHPDDERYAPIVGKLCEIPVGPKEHRRLIPIITDEYPDMNFGSGAVKITGAHDFNDYQVAKRGNLPMYRLMDTKGAMREDGLSYEDSALLAAEILAGKPFTEAEVDTINLVPDHLRGLDRFEARKTVIDEINAEGLAVMTTVTTKVEDDDGNEAEVTQTRPYVEDKPIMQPFGDRSKVVIEPMLTDQWYVDAEKVVGPALDAVRTGKTKIMPESGEKTYYHWLENIEPWCISRQLWWGHQIPVWYGLDLSAPNFKDDEGDGALDEVELFRLLTEGGMLHRGTVHHCAADFDAVQDKFLGEIADIPTPLNHARVVEVADRQAGIDLFAESLADYNVTQDPTKLVYPVWRDPDVLDTWFSSGLWPIGTLGWPNWDESTSKYFPTDVLVTGFDILFFWVARMMMMQLAVVDEVPFHTVYLHQLVRDEKGKKMSKTTGNVIDPLEIIDEYGADALRFTNASMASIGGVLKLSVDRIKGYRNFTTKIWNAARFAEMNEVFEGYEPGVLPTPTATVNKWIVGETAKVLKEVDAAFADYRFNDAANALYAFVWGKFCDWYVELSKPLFYDGDEATKAETRQTMGWVLDQALIMLHPIMPFITEELWGVMKPGRGLLALTDWPDLSQDLVDPAADAEMNWVIDLIESIRSSRAEVHVPAGLKIPVVQVDLDDAGKAAWANNEAMIMKLARLDSLSEGPMPKGAITISVAGGTFALPLEGVIDITEEKARLEKALGKLAKELGGLRGRLNNPKFVASAPEDVVAEAQENLAAREEEEAKLKAALARLAELG; from the coding sequence ATGGTAATGGACAAAACTTTTGACGCGAACGAAGCAGAGGCGCGGATCTACGCGAGCTGGGAAGAGGCCGGGGCATTCCGGGCGGGCGCGAACAAGAAACGCGACGAGACCTTCACCATCATGATCCCGCCGCCCAATGTGACGGGCGCTCTGCACGTCGGGCATGCGTTCAACAACACCATTCAGGACATTCTGGTGCGCTGGCACCGGATGCGCGGCTTTGACACGCTCTGGCAGCCGGGACAGGACCATGCCGGGATTGCCACCCAGTTGATGGTGGAAAAGGAACTGGCCAGAACCCAGCAGCCGTCGCGCGCCGAACTGGGCCGCGAGGCCTTTATTGAGAAGGTCTGGGAATGGAAGGGCAAATACGGCGCCACCATCATCAACCAGCTCAAACGTCTTGGCTCTTCCTGCGACTGGTCGCGCAACGCCTTCACCATGGCGGGCGCACCGGGCGATCCGCGCATCGGCCATGAAAACAGCCCCAACTTCCATGACGCCGTAATCAAGGTCTTTGTCGACATGTATGACAAGGGTCTGATCTATCGCGGCAAACGTCTGGTGAACTGGGACCCGCATTTCGAAACCGCAATCTCCGATCTGGAAGTCGAGAACATCGAAGTCGCCGGTCATATGTGGCATTTCAAATACCCGCTCGCGGGAGGCCAAACCTACACCTATGTCGAGAAGGACGAAGACGGCAATGTCACCTTCTCGGAAGAGCGCGATTATATTTCAATCGCCACCACCCGCCCCGAAACCATGCTGGGCGACGGCGCAGTGGCCGTGCACCCCGATGACGAACGCTATGCTCCCATCGTCGGCAAGCTCTGCGAAATCCCGGTCGGTCCGAAAGAGCACCGCCGATTGATCCCGATCATCACCGACGAATACCCGGACATGAACTTTGGTTCGGGTGCGGTGAAAATCACCGGGGCGCATGACTTCAACGACTATCAGGTCGCCAAGCGCGGCAACCTGCCGATGTACCGGCTGATGGACACCAAGGGTGCGATGCGCGAAGATGGACTATCCTATGAAGACAGCGCGCTTCTGGCGGCGGAAATCCTCGCGGGCAAACCCTTCACCGAAGCCGAAGTCGACACGATCAACCTCGTGCCCGATCATCTGCGCGGTCTGGATCGTTTCGAAGCCCGCAAAACGGTGATCGACGAGATCAATGCTGAAGGTCTGGCGGTGATGACGACGGTCACCACCAAGGTCGAGGACGACGACGGCAACGAAGCCGAAGTCACGCAGACCCGGCCCTATGTCGAAGACAAGCCGATCATGCAACCCTTTGGCGACCGGTCCAAAGTCGTGATCGAACCCATGCTGACCGACCAATGGTATGTGGATGCCGAAAAGGTCGTCGGCCCGGCTCTGGATGCGGTGCGCACGGGCAAGACCAAGATCATGCCGGAAAGCGGTGAAAAGACCTATTACCACTGGCTGGAGAACATCGAACCCTGGTGCATTTCACGTCAGCTCTGGTGGGGACACCAGATCCCGGTCTGGTACGGGCTGGACCTGTCCGCGCCCAACTTCAAAGATGACGAAGGCGATGGCGCGCTCGACGAGGTAGAACTGTTCCGGCTTCTGACCGAAGGCGGCATGCTGCACCGGGGCACGGTCCATCACTGCGCTGCCGATTTCGACGCCGTGCAGGACAAGTTTCTGGGCGAAATCGCCGACATCCCGACGCCGCTAAACCATGCCCGCGTCGTCGAAGTGGCGGACCGGCAGGCCGGGATCGATCTCTTTGCCGAAAGCCTTGCGGACTACAACGTCACCCAAGACCCGACCAAACTGGTCTACCCGGTTTGGCGCGATCCCGATGTGCTTGACACTTGGTTCTCCTCCGGGCTCTGGCCGATCGGGACGCTGGGCTGGCCGAACTGGGATGAAAGCACGTCGAAATACTTCCCGACCGATGTGCTCGTCACCGGTTTCGACATTTTGTTCTTCTGGGTTGCCCGGATGATGATGATGCAACTGGCTGTGGTCGACGAAGTGCCGTTCCACACGGTCTATCTGCACCAGCTCGTCCGCGACGAGAAGGGCAAGAAGATGTCCAAGACCACCGGCAACGTCATCGATCCGCTGGAAATCATCGATGAATACGGCGCCGACGCGCTGCGGTTCACCAATGCGTCCATGGCCTCTATCGGCGGCGTGCTGAAACTTTCTGTGGACCGGATCAAGGGCTATCGCAACTTCACCACCAAGATCTGGAACGCCGCGCGTTTTGCCGAGATGAACGAGGTCTTCGAAGGCTATGAACCCGGTGTTCTGCCGACGCCGACCGCAACGGTGAACAAGTGGATCGTCGGGGAAACCGCGAAAGTGTTGAAAGAGGTTGACGCGGCCTTTGCCGATTATCGCTTCAACGACGCGGCCAATGCGCTCTATGCCTTTGTCTGGGGCAAGTTCTGTGACTGGTACGTCGAGCTGTCGAAACCGTTGTTCTACGATGGCGACGAGGCCACCAAGGCCGAAACCCGTCAGACCATGGGCTGGGTGCTGGATCAGGCGCTGATCATGCTGCACCCGATCATGCCTTTCATCACCGAAGAGCTCTGGGGCGTCATGAAACCGGGGCGCGGTCTGCTGGCCCTGACCGACTGGCCGGATCTCTCCCAAGATCTGGTCGATCCAGCAGCAGATGCGGAAATGAATTGGGTGATCGACCTGATCGAATCCATCCGCTCCTCGCGCGCCGAAGTGCATGTACCCGCCGGGCTGAAAATCCCGGTGGTGCAGGTGGATCTGGACGACGCCGGCAAAGCCGCCTGGGCCAACAACGAAGCCATGATCATGAAGCTGGCCCGCCTCGACAGCCTCTCTGAGGGCCCGATGCCCAAGGGCGCGATCACCATCTCGGTCGCGGGGGGCACATTTGCTCTGCCGCTTGAGGGTGTGATTGACATCACCGAGGAAAAAGCCCGTCTGGAGAAAGCCCTGGGCAAACTGGCCAAGGAACTGGGCGGCCTGCGTGGCCGGTTGAACAACCCCAAATTCGTGGCAAGCGCCCCGGAAGACGTGGTGGCCGAAGCCCAGGAAAACCTCGCCGCCCGCGAAGAGGAAGAGGCCAAGCTCAAGGCCGCGCTGGCGCGGCTTGCAGAGCTGGGCTGA
- a CDS encoding aminotransferase class V-fold PLP-dependent enzyme, translated as MTLANGRHYLAIPGPSVIPDEVLQAMHRPAPNIYTGEMVEITHSLVPDLKTIAGTEGNLAMYITNGHGLWEASLTNMISRGDKVLVCLTGNFGHGWADVARRLGAEVETIEYGKQAPVDRARLEEVLRADSAHRIKAVLTVHVDTATSVRNDIGAVRKAMDAVGHPALLAVDCIASLGCDRFEMDAWGVDVMIAASQKGLMTPPGMGFIWFSDKALAVGQDADLRTPYWDWVGRAKPVQLYEYFDGTAPTHHVYGLRRAVDMILEEGLENVWERHATLARAYWAAVEKWGQGGTLRFNIAEPEFRSHAVTTLKIDSPDGTRLREWLTDHVGVTLGISLGMADWNTPDWHGYFRIGHMGHINAHMTLGIIGAIETGFAALDIAHGAGGTVAASKLLAERI; from the coding sequence ATGACACTTGCCAACGGACGCCATTACCTTGCCATTCCCGGCCCTTCCGTCATCCCTGATGAGGTTCTGCAGGCGATGCATCGCCCGGCTCCCAATATCTATACCGGGGAAATGGTCGAGATCACCCACAGCCTTGTTCCGGATCTCAAGACCATTGCGGGCACCGAGGGCAATCTGGCGATGTATATCACCAACGGTCATGGCCTGTGGGAAGCCTCTCTGACCAACATGATTTCCCGCGGCGACAAGGTTCTAGTCTGTCTGACAGGCAATTTCGGTCATGGCTGGGCCGACGTGGCCCGGCGTCTGGGGGCCGAGGTCGAGACCATCGAATATGGCAAACAGGCCCCGGTGGATCGGGCGCGTCTGGAAGAGGTGCTGCGGGCCGACAGCGCACATCGCATCAAAGCTGTGCTCACGGTGCACGTCGATACGGCCACCTCTGTGCGCAACGACATTGGCGCCGTGCGCAAGGCGATGGATGCGGTCGGACACCCGGCGCTGCTGGCGGTGGATTGCATCGCCTCTTTGGGCTGTGACCGTTTCGAGATGGACGCCTGGGGCGTTGACGTGATGATTGCGGCCTCGCAAAAAGGGCTGATGACCCCGCCGGGCATGGGCTTTATCTGGTTCTCTGACAAGGCACTGGCCGTCGGTCAAGATGCCGATCTGCGCACCCCCTACTGGGATTGGGTAGGCCGGGCGAAGCCGGTCCAGCTCTATGAATATTTCGACGGCACTGCGCCGACCCATCACGTCTATGGATTGCGCCGGGCCGTCGATATGATTCTTGAAGAAGGTCTTGAAAACGTTTGGGAACGTCACGCCACGCTGGCCCGTGCCTATTGGGCTGCGGTTGAAAAATGGGGGCAGGGCGGCACCTTGCGGTTCAACATCGCAGAGCCTGAGTTCCGCTCCCATGCGGTGACCACGCTCAAGATCGACAGCCCGGACGGCACGCGTTTGCGCGAATGGCTGACGGATCATGTGGGCGTGACGCTGGGTATTTCTCTGGGCATGGCGGATTGGAACACGCCGGACTGGCACGGTTATTTCCGGATCGGCCATATGGGACATATCAATGCGCATATGACGCTGGGGATCATTGGTGCCATCGAAACCGGGTTTGCCGCGCTCGACATCGCTCATGGGGCCGGGGGCACTGTCGCGGCAAGCAAGCTGCTGGCCGAGCGTATCTGA